A genomic region of Cuculus canorus isolate bCucCan1 chromosome 24, bCucCan1.pri, whole genome shotgun sequence contains the following coding sequences:
- the AVPR1B gene encoding vasopressin V1b receptor, whose translation MEPDWGWNSTHYRQPGHGHGLLSPQTLAGDPNLTLLHTRDEELAKAEVGVLATILAVATLGNVGVLLAMYRLRKKMSRMHLFILHLGLTDLGVALFQVLPQMIWEVTYRFLGPDPLCRAVKYLQVLSMFASTYMLIVMTLDRYMAVCHPLRTLQQPSRQAYVMIGATWLLSCLLSLPQVFIFSLREVRQGSGVLDCWADFRYPWGPRAYITWTTLCIFILPVGILTVCYSLICYEICKNLKGKTQSGGPGTGGPTAASPPAPCSHERSGQCPGGQPSRVSSVRTISRAKIRTVKMTFVIVVAYVVCWAPFFSVQMWSVWDEDAPDDESTNVAFTITMLLASLSSCCNPWIYMFFSRHLLQDAARCLSCWGNSQPGLRRQASTGSLCSRKTTILSHSHHISPTGLPLHESNTKDFYPHCEEVVTQSGML comes from the exons ATGGAGCCAGACTGGGGCTGGAATAGCACTCACTATAGGCAGCCTGGGCATGGCCATGGGCTGCTGAGCCCCCAGACCTTGGCAGGGGACCCAAACCTGACCCTCTTGCACACCCGGGACGAGGAGCTGGCCAAGGCAGAGGTCGGGGTGCTGGCCACCATCCTGGCTGTAGCAACCCTAGGCAACGTGGGGGTGCTGCTGGCCATGTACCGCCTGAGGAAGAAGATGAGCCGGATGCATCTCTTCATCTTACACCTGGGGCTGACCGACCTGGGCGTTGCGCTCTTCCAGGTGCTGCCGCAGATGATTTGGGAGGTGACATATCGCTTCTTGGGGCCAGACCCACTCTGCAGGGCAGTCAAGTACCTGCAGGTGCTGAGCATGTTCGCCTCGACCTACATGCTCATCGTGATGACACTGGACCGCTACATGGCCGTGTGCCACCCGCTGCGcaccctgcagcagcccagccGCCAAGCCTACGTGATGATCGGGGCTACATGGCTTCTCAGCTGCCTGCTCAGCCTGCCCCAGGTCTTCATCTTCTCCCTGCGGGAGGTGCGCCAGGGCTCGGGGGTGCTGGACTGCTGGGCAGACTTCAGGTACCCGTGGGGACCCCGAGCCTACATCACCTGGACCACACTGTGCATCTTCATTCTGCCTGTCGGCATCCTCACCGTCTGCTACAGCCTCATCTGCTATGAGATCTGCAAGAACCTCAAGGGCAAGACCCAAAGTGGTGGCCCTGGCACTGGGGGGCCCACAGCAGCCTCCCCTCCCGCGCCCTGCTCCCATGAGAGGAGCGGGCAGTGCCCCGGCGGGCAGCCCTCACGGGTGAGCAGCGTGCGGACCATCTCCCGTGCCAAGATCCGCACGGTGAAGATGACCTTTGTCATTGTGGTAGCCTACGTCGTCTGCTGGGCACCGTTTTTCAGCGTGCAGATGTGGTCGGTGTGGGACGAGGATGCTCCTGATGATG AGTCCACCAACGTGGCTTTCACCATCACCATGCTGCTGGCcagcctcagcagctgctgcaacCCCTGGATTTACATGTTCTTCAGCAGGCATCTGCTCCAGGACGCCGCTCGCTGCCTGTCTTGCTGGGGCAACTCCCAGCCCGGGCTGCGGAGACAGGCATCCACTGGGAgcctctgcagcaggaaaaccaCCATCCTGAGCCACAGCCACCACATCAGCCCCACTGGCCTCCCTCTGCATGAGAGCAACACCAAGGACTTCTACCCACACTGTGAGGAGGTGGTGACCCAGTCAGGCATGCTCTAG